The following are encoded in a window of Pseudomonas sp. JQ170C genomic DNA:
- a CDS encoding LysR substrate-binding domain-containing protein, giving the protein MSKRLMPSTTALQCFEAAARHLSFTRAAQKLHLTQSAVSKQVAQLEDMLSHPLFQRIRRRLHLTPAGALYLTEVNKILVQLDMSSRYILSYGGETEVLRIATQPTFGERWLVPNLKGFGERYPRIHLDVRNALEPFDLVQAKADIAFFFGQGTWPGATCIELFNEQVVPVCAPALLARHAFASAGALTEHRLLQCTSRPEAWHEWFQGQGLHSENSYHGPRFDTFSMCIRAAQAGCGIALIPQYLVAEELQEGKLVIAWAHAKPSEGSHFIAHAEHAAEVPKVRAFVQWITERVGLEAQHS; this is encoded by the coding sequence ATGTCCAAACGCCTGATGCCCTCGACCACCGCGCTGCAGTGCTTTGAAGCTGCCGCCCGGCACCTGAGCTTCACCCGCGCCGCCCAAAAGCTGCACCTGACCCAGAGCGCGGTGAGCAAGCAGGTCGCCCAGCTCGAAGACATGCTCAGCCATCCCTTGTTCCAGCGCATTCGCCGACGCCTGCACCTGACCCCGGCCGGCGCCCTGTACCTGACCGAGGTGAACAAGATCCTGGTCCAGCTGGATATGTCCAGCCGCTACATCCTGAGCTATGGCGGCGAGACTGAAGTGCTGCGCATTGCCACCCAGCCGACCTTCGGCGAGCGTTGGCTGGTGCCCAACCTCAAGGGCTTTGGTGAGCGCTACCCGCGCATTCACCTGGACGTACGCAACGCCCTGGAACCCTTTGATCTGGTCCAGGCCAAGGCCGATATTGCCTTCTTTTTCGGCCAGGGCACCTGGCCAGGGGCAACCTGCATCGAACTGTTCAATGAGCAGGTGGTGCCGGTGTGCGCACCCGCGCTGCTGGCCCGTCATGCCTTCGCCAGCGCCGGTGCCCTTACCGAGCACCGCCTGCTGCAATGCACCTCAAGGCCCGAAGCCTGGCACGAATGGTTCCAGGGCCAGGGCCTGCACAGCGAAAACAGCTACCACGGCCCGCGCTTCGACACCTTTTCCATGTGCATCCGGGCCGCCCAGGCCGGCTGCGGTATCGCGCTGATCCCCCAATACCTGGTGGCCGAGGAGCTGCAGGAGGGCAAATTGGTGATCGCCTGGGCACACGCCAAGCCCAGCGAAGGCTCGCACTTCATTGCCCATGCCGAGCACGCCGCCGAAGTGCCCAAGGTCCGCGCGTTTGTGCAATGGATCACTGAGCGCGTAGGGCTTGAGGCGCAACATTCATAA